From Rahnella aceris, a single genomic window includes:
- the gudD gene encoding glucarate dehydratase, with the protein MTSSSTPKIVSMQVIPVAGHDSMLLNLSGAHAPFFTRNILILKDSSGNTGVGEVPGGEKIRQTLDDSALLVIGKTLGEYKNVMTAVREKFADRDASGRGLQTFDLRTTIHVLTAIEAAMLDLLGKHLGVTVASLLGDGQQRDEVEMLGYLFYVGDRNKTSLGYQSQPGDSCDWYRLRHEEALTPAAVVRLAEAAYEKYGFNDFKLKGGVLAGSEEAEAVTALAQRFPQARITLDPNGAWSLNEAIALGKQLRGVLAYAEDPCGAEQGFSGREVMAEFRQATGLPTATNMIATDWRQMGHTIQLKSVDIPLADPHFWTMQGSVRVAQMCHEWGLTWGSHSNNHFDISLAMFTQVAAAAPGKITAIDTHWIWQEGNQRLTKEPLQIKGGKVRVPEQPGLGVELDMDQVMKAHELYKGMGLGARDDAQGMQFLVPDWKFDPKKPCLVR; encoded by the coding sequence ATGACCTCTTCATCTACACCTAAAATTGTCTCCATGCAGGTGATCCCGGTGGCCGGGCACGACAGCATGTTGCTTAATCTCAGCGGCGCACATGCCCCTTTCTTCACCCGCAACATCCTGATCCTCAAGGACAGCAGCGGTAACACCGGCGTCGGTGAAGTGCCGGGCGGCGAGAAAATTCGTCAGACGCTGGATGATTCCGCGTTGCTGGTGATTGGCAAAACGCTGGGTGAATACAAAAATGTGATGACCGCCGTGCGGGAAAAATTCGCCGACCGTGATGCCTCTGGCCGCGGTTTGCAGACTTTTGATTTGCGTACCACTATCCACGTCTTGACGGCGATCGAAGCCGCGATGCTGGACTTGCTCGGCAAGCATCTGGGCGTCACCGTGGCATCATTGCTGGGCGACGGGCAGCAACGTGATGAAGTCGAAATGCTCGGCTATCTGTTCTACGTCGGCGACCGCAACAAAACCTCACTGGGCTATCAGAGCCAGCCGGGCGACAGTTGCGACTGGTATCGCCTGCGCCATGAAGAGGCGCTGACACCGGCGGCGGTGGTGCGTCTGGCGGAAGCGGCGTATGAAAAATACGGCTTTAATGATTTCAAACTGAAAGGCGGCGTACTGGCAGGCAGCGAAGAGGCCGAAGCCGTGACGGCGCTGGCGCAACGCTTCCCGCAGGCGCGGATCACACTTGATCCTAACGGTGCCTGGTCGCTGAATGAAGCGATTGCGCTCGGCAAACAACTGCGCGGTGTGCTGGCGTATGCGGAAGATCCATGCGGTGCAGAGCAGGGTTTCTCCGGGCGCGAAGTGATGGCCGAATTCCGTCAGGCAACCGGCCTGCCGACGGCCACTAATATGATCGCCACCGACTGGCGTCAGATGGGGCATACCATCCAGCTGAAATCCGTGGATATTCCGCTGGCGGATCCGCACTTCTGGACGATGCAGGGGTCAGTTCGCGTCGCGCAGATGTGCCACGAATGGGGGCTGACCTGGGGTTCGCACTCTAACAATCACTTTGATATTTCACTGGCGATGTTTACCCAGGTGGCCGCCGCTGCGCCGGGTAAAATCACTGCCATCGATACGCACTGGATCTGGCAGGAAGGCAATCAGCGCCTGACCAAAGAACCGTTGCAGATCAAAGGCGGTAAGGTGCGCGTGCCGGAACAACCGGGTCTGGGCGTTGAGCTGGATATGGATCAGGTGATGAAGGCGCACGAGCTGTACAAAGGCATGGGGCTGGGTGCCCGTGACGATGCGCAGGGCATGCAGTTCCTGGTGCCGGACTGGAAATTTGATCCGAAAAAACCGTGTCTGGTGCGGTAA
- a CDS encoding enolase C-terminal domain-like protein, producing MMSTQSSPVITDMQVIPVAGHDSMLMNIGGAHGAYFTRNIVILKDSAGNTGVGEAPGGEVIYNTLVEAIAQVKGQEVARMNRLVHQIHVGNQSSDFDSFGKGAWTFELRVNAVAALEAALLDLMGKFLGVPVCELLGPGKQRDEVTVLGYLFYIGDRQKTDLPYQEGERSHHDWYHLRHQEAMNSEAVVRLAEAAQDRYGFKDFKLKGGVLPGEQEIEAVKALAKRFPDARITVDPNGAWLLDEAIDLCKDLHGILSYAEDPCGAEQGFSGREVMAEFRRATGLPVATNMIATNWREMQHAVMLQSVDIPLADPHFWTMHGAVRVAQLCDEWGLTWGCHSNNHFDISLAMFTHVGAAVPGKPTAIDTHWIWQEGNQRLTKEPLQIVNGKIKVPEKPGLGVEIDMDQIHRAHELHRKLPTGARNDAAAMQYLIPGWTFDRKRPALGRG from the coding sequence ATGATGAGTACGCAATCCTCACCGGTTATCACGGATATGCAGGTCATTCCTGTGGCAGGGCATGACAGCATGCTGATGAATATTGGTGGCGCGCACGGTGCTTACTTCACCCGCAATATCGTTATCCTCAAGGACAGCGCCGGGAACACCGGTGTCGGCGAAGCGCCGGGCGGGGAGGTGATTTACAACACGCTGGTGGAGGCCATTGCTCAGGTAAAAGGCCAGGAAGTGGCGCGCATGAACCGGCTGGTGCATCAGATCCACGTCGGCAATCAGTCATCGGATTTTGACTCTTTCGGTAAAGGTGCGTGGACGTTCGAACTGCGCGTTAACGCCGTCGCCGCACTGGAAGCCGCGCTGCTGGATCTGATGGGCAAATTCCTCGGCGTGCCGGTGTGTGAACTGCTCGGGCCGGGCAAACAGCGCGACGAAGTCACGGTGCTCGGTTATCTGTTTTATATCGGTGACCGGCAGAAAACCGATTTGCCGTATCAGGAAGGGGAACGCAGCCATCACGACTGGTATCACCTGCGTCATCAGGAAGCGATGAACAGTGAGGCGGTGGTGCGGCTGGCCGAAGCGGCGCAGGATCGCTATGGCTTCAAAGATTTCAAACTCAAAGGCGGCGTGCTGCCGGGCGAGCAGGAGATCGAGGCGGTTAAAGCACTGGCAAAACGCTTCCCGGATGCGCGGATCACGGTTGATCCGAACGGCGCGTGGCTGCTGGATGAAGCAATCGACCTGTGCAAAGACCTGCACGGTATCCTCAGCTATGCCGAAGATCCGTGCGGTGCGGAGCAAGGTTTTTCCGGCCGCGAAGTGATGGCGGAATTCCGCCGTGCTACCGGTTTGCCGGTCGCCACAAACATGATTGCCACTAACTGGCGCGAGATGCAGCACGCGGTGATGTTGCAGTCGGTGGATATTCCGCTGGCGGATCCGCATTTCTGGACCATGCATGGCGCGGTGCGGGTCGCACAACTTTGCGATGAGTGGGGTCTGACGTGGGGCTGCCATTCGAATAACCATTTCGACATTTCGCTGGCGATGTTTACCCATGTCGGTGCGGCCGTACCGGGTAAGCCGACGGCGATAGATACGCACTGGATCTGGCAGGAAGGCAACCAGCGCCTGACCAAAGAGCCGCTGCAAATTGTGAACGGGAAAATCAAAGTGCCTGAAAAACCGGGGCTGGGCGTGGAGATCGACATGGATCAAATCCATCGCGCCCACGAGCTGCACCGGAAACTGCCGACCGGTGCGCGCAACGATGCCGCCGCGATGCAGTATCTGATCCCCGGCTGGACATTCGATCGCAAGCGCCCGGCACTGGGGCGTGGTTAA
- a CDS encoding MFS transporter → METTVSAASAVKKRTNARYWIVVMLFIVTSFNYGDRATLSIAGSAMAKDIGLDSVGMGYIFSAFSWAYVIGQIPGGWLLDKFGSKKVYFYSIFIWSLFTLLQGFVDVFSGFGIVVSLFALRFLVGLAEAPSFPGNSRIVAAWFPAQERGTAVSIFNSAQYFATVIFAPIMGWLTHEVGWSHVFFFMGGLGIVLSFIWLKVIHDPKDHPGVNQAELDYMEAGGALINMDQKITKKAVVKGEKTFQMKQLLKSRMMIGIYIGQYCINALTYFFITWFPVYLVQARGMSILKAGMVASVPAICGFLGGVLGGIISDWLMRRTSNLTLSRKAPIVIGMLLSMSMIFCNYVDTEWMVVGIMAFAFFGKGLGALGWAVMADTAPKEISGLSGGLFNMFGNVSGIITPIAIGYIIGTTGSFNGALIYVGIHALLAVVSYVFIVGKIERIQLRPYHGTGTVKGER, encoded by the coding sequence ATGGAAACTACCGTTTCAGCAGCCAGTGCCGTCAAAAAAAGAACTAATGCGCGCTACTGGATAGTGGTGATGTTATTTATTGTCACCTCATTTAATTACGGCGATCGTGCCACGTTATCCATTGCCGGTTCGGCGATGGCCAAAGATATCGGGCTGGATTCCGTCGGGATGGGTTATATCTTCTCGGCATTTTCCTGGGCGTATGTCATCGGGCAAATACCCGGTGGCTGGCTGCTCGATAAATTCGGTTCGAAAAAAGTTTATTTCTACAGCATTTTCATCTGGTCGTTATTCACCCTGCTGCAAGGCTTTGTCGATGTCTTCAGCGGCTTCGGCATTGTGGTATCGCTGTTTGCTTTACGTTTTCTGGTTGGCCTGGCCGAAGCGCCGTCCTTCCCCGGCAACAGCCGTATCGTCGCAGCCTGGTTCCCGGCTCAGGAACGTGGCACCGCAGTCTCTATTTTTAACTCAGCGCAGTACTTCGCCACGGTTATTTTCGCCCCGATCATGGGCTGGCTGACGCACGAAGTGGGCTGGTCACACGTCTTCTTCTTCATGGGCGGTCTGGGGATCGTGCTGAGTTTCATCTGGCTGAAAGTGATCCACGATCCGAAAGATCATCCGGGCGTAAATCAGGCCGAACTTGATTACATGGAAGCCGGTGGTGCGCTGATCAATATGGATCAGAAAATCACCAAAAAAGCCGTCGTAAAAGGCGAAAAAACCTTCCAGATGAAACAGTTACTGAAATCCCGCATGATGATTGGCATTTACATCGGCCAGTACTGCATCAACGCGCTGACCTATTTCTTCATCACCTGGTTCCCGGTGTATCTGGTTCAGGCGCGCGGTATGTCGATACTTAAAGCGGGCATGGTGGCCTCAGTACCGGCGATTTGCGGATTCCTCGGCGGCGTACTGGGTGGAATTATCTCCGACTGGCTGATGCGCAGAACCAGCAACCTGACACTGTCGCGCAAGGCTCCGATTGTGATCGGTATGCTGTTGTCGATGTCGATGATTTTCTGCAACTACGTCGATACCGAATGGATGGTGGTCGGCATTATGGCATTCGCCTTCTTCGGTAAAGGTCTGGGGGCGCTGGGCTGGGCGGTGATGGCCGATACCGCACCGAAAGAAATCAGCGGGCTGAGCGGCGGATTGTTCAACATGTTCGGTAACGTCTCCGGCATCATCACGCCGATCGCTATCGGCTACATTATCGGGACCACCGGTTCCTTCAACGGCGCGCTGATTTATGTCGGCATCCACGCACTGCTCGCCGTTGTCAGTTACGTGTTTATTGTCGGAAAAATCGAACGTATTCAGCTTCGCCCGTACCACGGTACAGGCACAGTAAAAGGGGAAAGATGA
- a CDS encoding CdaR family transcriptional regulator: MSAYHLDAKLAQQIVARTMQIIDSNVNVMDGRGRIIGSGDDQRLGELHEGALLAISQERIVDIDEGVARHLHGVRPGINLPLRIDGQIVGVIGLTGNPSQLRQYGELVCMTAEMMLEQARLLHMLAQDSRLREELVLNLIRVDELSPALMEWAQRLGIDLNRPRVAAVVEVDSGQLGVDSAMAELQQLQTLLTTPERDNLIAIVSLTEMVVLKPALNSYDRWDPEGHRQRIDHLLSRMTETGRLRVRISLGNFFTGPGSIARSYRTARTTMSVGKQRMPEQRCYFYQDLILPVLLDSLRGGWQADELVRPLARLKATDGNGLLRRTLTSWFHHNVQPTATSKALYIHRNTLEYRLNRISELTGLDLGNFDDRLLLYVALQLDNNHL; this comes from the coding sequence ATGTCGGCATATCATCTCGATGCAAAGCTGGCGCAACAAATTGTTGCCCGCACAATGCAAATTATTGATAGTAATGTGAATGTCATGGATGGTCGCGGACGGATTATCGGCAGCGGCGATGATCAGCGTCTTGGTGAATTGCACGAAGGCGCACTGCTGGCGATTTCGCAGGAGCGCATTGTCGACATCGACGAGGGCGTTGCACGGCATTTGCACGGTGTACGTCCGGGCATCAACCTGCCGTTGCGTATCGATGGTCAGATCGTGGGCGTTATCGGCCTGACGGGCAATCCGTCCCAGTTGCGTCAGTATGGCGAGCTGGTGTGTATGACCGCCGAAATGATGCTCGAACAGGCGCGTCTGCTGCACATGCTGGCGCAGGACAGCCGTCTGCGGGAAGAACTGGTGCTTAACCTGATTCGTGTGGATGAACTGTCTCCGGCGCTGATGGAGTGGGCGCAGCGTCTGGGCATCGACCTCAACCGGCCACGTGTCGCGGCGGTGGTGGAAGTCGACAGCGGCCAGCTCGGCGTCGACTCTGCCATGGCAGAACTGCAACAACTGCAAACTTTACTGACCACGCCGGAGCGTGACAACCTGATCGCTATCGTTTCCCTCACCGAAATGGTGGTGCTGAAACCGGCCCTGAACAGCTACGATCGCTGGGATCCGGAGGGCCACCGCCAGCGCATTGATCATCTGCTGTCGCGCATGACCGAAACCGGTCGTCTGCGCGTGCGCATTTCCCTTGGCAACTTTTTTACCGGCCCTGGCAGCATCGCCCGTTCTTATCGCACCGCACGTACCACCATGAGTGTGGGCAAACAGCGGATGCCGGAACAGCGGTGTTACTTCTATCAGGATCTGATCTTACCCGTGCTGCTCGACAGCCTGCGTGGCGGCTGGCAGGCCGATGAACTGGTGCGTCCGCTGGCGCGTCTGAAAGCGACGGATGGCAACGGATTACTGCGCCGCACACTGACGTCGTGGTTCCACCATAATGTTCAGCCGACCGCTACGTCTAAGGCACTGTATATTCATCGTAATACGCTGGAATATCGCCTCAACCGTATCTCGGAATTAACCGGCCTGGATCTGGGGAACTTCGACGATCGTTTATTGCTGTACGTGGCCCTGCAATTAGATAACAACCATCTGTGA
- the degP gene encoding serine endoprotease DegP has product MKKSSLFLSALALSIGMAMAPVSSALAAETASSSTSTTQLPSLAPMLEKVMPSVVSVNVEGSAPVKTPRMGQQFQQFFGQNSPLCQDGSPFQGSPVCQGGGQGPDGQPAPEQKEDFRALGSGVIIDADKGYVVTNNHVVDNATKISVQLNDGRKFDAKVIGKDPRSDIAVIQLQNAKNLTAIKMADSEQLRVGDYTVAIGNPYGLGETVTSGIVSALGRSGLNIENYENFIQTDAAINRGNSGGALVNLNGELIGLNTAILAPDGGNIGIGFAIPSNMVKNLSKQMIEFGQVKRGELGIMGTELNSELAKAMKVDAQRGAFISQVMPKSAAEKAGIKAGDVILSMNGKPISSFASFRADIGTLPIGTKVTLGLLREGKPMNVDVTIEQSTQTSKIESGNIYTGIEGAELSNGAAGDQKGVKVDEVKPGSTAARIGLKKGDVILGVNQQKVTNLGELRKILDTKPNVLALDIQRGDTSIYLLAQ; this is encoded by the coding sequence ATGAAAAAATCGAGTTTATTCCTCAGCGCATTAGCGTTAAGCATCGGTATGGCAATGGCCCCGGTTTCTTCTGCACTGGCTGCTGAAACTGCGTCTTCCAGCACCAGCACCACTCAGCTTCCTAGCCTGGCACCTATGCTTGAAAAAGTGATGCCATCGGTGGTGAGCGTCAACGTTGAAGGCAGTGCGCCGGTAAAAACACCACGCATGGGTCAGCAGTTCCAGCAATTCTTTGGTCAGAATTCGCCGCTGTGCCAGGACGGTTCGCCGTTCCAGGGTTCTCCGGTGTGTCAGGGCGGCGGTCAGGGGCCTGACGGTCAGCCTGCGCCTGAACAGAAAGAAGATTTCCGCGCGCTGGGTTCCGGCGTCATCATTGATGCCGACAAAGGTTATGTGGTCACCAACAACCACGTCGTTGATAACGCAACCAAAATCAGCGTACAGCTAAACGATGGCCGTAAGTTCGACGCCAAAGTCATCGGCAAGGACCCGCGTTCTGATATCGCGGTGATTCAGTTACAGAATGCGAAAAACCTGACGGCCATTAAGATGGCGGATTCCGAACAACTGCGTGTGGGCGATTACACCGTGGCTATCGGTAACCCGTATGGTCTGGGCGAAACCGTGACTTCCGGTATCGTTTCTGCACTGGGTCGTTCCGGCCTGAATATTGAGAACTACGAAAACTTCATCCAGACGGATGCCGCGATCAACCGCGGTAACTCCGGTGGTGCGCTGGTGAACCTGAATGGTGAACTGATTGGCCTTAACACGGCGATCCTGGCACCGGACGGCGGCAACATCGGTATCGGTTTTGCGATCCCAAGTAACATGGTGAAAAACCTGTCCAAACAAATGATCGAATTCGGTCAGGTGAAACGCGGCGAACTGGGCATTATGGGGACCGAGCTGAACTCCGAACTGGCGAAAGCCATGAAAGTTGACGCACAGCGCGGTGCATTCATCAGTCAGGTCATGCCGAAATCTGCCGCAGAGAAAGCAGGCATTAAAGCCGGTGACGTGATCCTGAGCATGAACGGTAAACCGATCAGCAGCTTCGCCTCGTTCCGTGCTGATATCGGCACCCTGCCAATCGGCACCAAAGTGACGCTCGGCCTGCTGCGTGAAGGCAAACCGATGAACGTTGACGTGACCATTGAGCAAAGCACTCAGACATCGAAAATCGAATCCGGCAACATTTATACCGGCATCGAAGGGGCTGAACTGAGTAACGGTGCGGCAGGTGATCAGAAAGGCGTGAAAGTCGATGAAGTGAAGCCGGGTTCAACGGCGGCGCGCATCGGCCTGAAAAAAGGCGACGTCATTTTGGGTGTGAACCAGCAGAAAGTGACCAATCTGGGCGAGCTGCGTAAAATTCTCGACACCAAACCAAACGTTCTGGCGCTGGATATTCAGCGTGGTGATACCTCAATTTACCTGCTGGCGCAGTAA
- the dgt gene encoding dGTPase produces MSGIDFKTKFNFQRPFSAPIEARDDYDVVRQFESDRGRIINSAAIRRLQQKTQVFPLEKNAAVRSRLTHSLEVQQVGRHIAKEILHRLRRQNKLEAYGLDEVTDPFESVVEMACLMHDIGNPPFGHFGESAINNWFAKRMDTAGCGETPQETDACLVTCLRLTPDDAELNQLRSKIRYDLSNFEGNAQAIRLVFTLLKLNLTYSQTACILKYTRPAYSMTKLPSHDYLMKKPGFYLAEEPFIKKLRTELGLGEFNRFPLTYIMEAADDISYCIADLEDAVEKSIFSVEQLYNYLCREWGAIEKNDFFDKVVRTAYEKMDKAKTFRNPVDYFFMELRVQTVKQLVPHAARRFIDNIEDIYQGTFNHALLEDDSQANRLLEIYKAVAFKQVFNHHEVEELELQGYRVISGLLDIYSPLLDMPLTDFNQLVQEDTHRKYPIETRLLHKISAKHRLAYNNAVAALEGLPVAEHAAQEFYYRARMIQDYISGMTDLYAYDEYRRLMAAE; encoded by the coding sequence ATGTCCGGGATCGATTTTAAAACGAAATTCAATTTTCAGCGTCCTTTCAGCGCCCCGATCGAGGCACGCGATGACTATGATGTCGTCCGTCAGTTCGAAAGCGATCGCGGGCGCATTATCAACTCGGCTGCCATCCGCCGTCTGCAACAAAAGACTCAGGTTTTTCCGCTGGAGAAAAATGCTGCCGTCCGCAGTCGTCTGACCCATTCCCTTGAAGTTCAGCAGGTTGGTCGTCACATCGCCAAAGAGATCCTCCACCGTTTGCGCAGGCAGAACAAGCTTGAGGCTTACGGGCTGGACGAGGTGACCGATCCCTTTGAAAGCGTGGTAGAAATGGCGTGCCTGATGCACGACATCGGTAATCCGCCATTTGGCCATTTTGGTGAATCCGCCATTAACAACTGGTTTGCTAAGCGGATGGACACCGCCGGTTGCGGCGAAACACCACAGGAAACGGATGCCTGTCTGGTGACGTGTTTGCGCCTGACGCCAGACGATGCTGAACTGAACCAGTTGCGCAGTAAAATCCGCTACGACCTGTCTAATTTTGAAGGCAATGCGCAGGCCATCCGGCTGGTCTTCACCTTGCTGAAACTCAATCTGACTTACAGCCAGACCGCCTGCATTCTGAAATATACCCGCCCTGCGTATTCAATGACTAAACTTCCTTCACATGATTACCTGATGAAAAAACCGGGTTTTTATCTGGCGGAAGAGCCGTTCATCAAAAAACTGCGCACTGAACTCGGGCTGGGTGAATTTAACCGCTTTCCGCTTACCTACATTATGGAAGCGGCCGATGATATTTCTTACTGCATTGCCGATCTGGAAGATGCGGTTGAGAAAAGTATTTTCAGCGTGGAACAGCTTTATAATTATCTGTGCCGTGAGTGGGGCGCGATAGAGAAAAATGACTTCTTCGATAAAGTGGTTCGCACTGCTTACGAGAAAATGGATAAAGCGAAAACGTTCCGTAATCCGGTGGATTACTTCTTTATGGAACTGCGCGTTCAGACAGTGAAACAACTGGTGCCGCATGCTGCCCGCCGGTTCATTGATAATATAGAAGATATTTATCAGGGCACCTTTAATCATGCGTTGCTGGAAGATGACAGCCAGGCCAACCGGTTGTTAGAGATTTATAAAGCGGTGGCCTTCAAACAGGTATTCAATCATCACGAAGTGGAGGAGCTGGAATTACAAGGCTATCGGGTGATCAGCGGATTACTTGATATTTATAGCCCGTTGCTGGATATGCCATTGACCGATTTTAACCAGCTAGTTCAGGAGGATACGCACAGGAAATATCCGATTGAAACCCGTCTGCTGCATAAGATTTCAGCCAAACATCGTCTGGCTTACAACAATGCCGTGGCGGCGCTGGAAGGATTACCGGTCGCGGAACATGCCGCGCAGGAGTTTTATTACCGTGCGCGAATGATTCAGGATTATATCAGCGGAATGACTGACCTTTATGCATACGATGAATACAGAAGACTCATGGCGGCTGAGTAA
- the mtnN gene encoding 5'-methylthioadenosine/S-adenosylhomocysteine nucleosidase — translation MKVGIIGAMEQEVTLLRDKIINRQTIERAGCEIYTGQLNGVDVALLKSGIGKVSAAMGTTLLLEHCRPDVVINTGSAGGLAKTLKVGDIVVSDEVRYHDADVTAFGYEPGQMAGCPPAFTADPALIELAENCIRELNLNAVRGLVCSGDAFINGAAPLARIRATFPNVAAVEMEAAAIGHVCHLFGTPFVVVRAISDVADGESHLSFEEFLVVAAQQSTLMVDAMLTALAAGEE, via the coding sequence ATGAAAGTAGGCATTATCGGTGCAATGGAGCAGGAAGTGACCCTGCTGCGCGACAAGATTATCAACCGTCAGACTATCGAACGCGCAGGCTGCGAAATCTATACTGGCCAGTTAAACGGTGTGGACGTGGCGCTGCTTAAATCCGGCATTGGTAAAGTGTCTGCCGCCATGGGCACCACATTGCTGCTGGAACATTGCCGTCCTGACGTGGTGATCAATACCGGTTCCGCAGGCGGGCTGGCGAAAACCCTGAAAGTCGGTGATATCGTCGTGTCTGATGAAGTGCGTTATCACGATGCTGACGTCACCGCGTTTGGCTATGAACCGGGCCAGATGGCCGGTTGCCCGCCTGCGTTCACTGCTGATCCGGCGCTGATTGAACTGGCAGAAAACTGTATCCGTGAACTCAACCTGAACGCCGTACGCGGTCTGGTTTGCAGTGGCGATGCGTTCATCAATGGCGCAGCGCCTCTGGCACGTATCCGCGCAACCTTCCCGAATGTTGCTGCTGTCGAAATGGAAGCCGCGGCTATCGGTCACGTTTGCCACCTGTTCGGTACCCCGTTCGTGGTCGTTCGCGCAATTTCTGATGTTGCTGATGGTGAATCCCACCTGAGCTTTGAAGAATTCCTGGTGGTTGCCGCACAGCAATCCACCCTGATGGTAGATGCGATGCTGACAGCGCTGGCGGCTGGCGAAGAATAA
- the btuF gene encoding vitamin B12 ABC transporter substrate-binding protein BtuF: MMRRFGLILSCLLLPVAATAAPAQRVISLAPNLTELAFAAGLGDQVIGVSAYSDYPPQASKLEQVANWQGINVERIVTLKPDVVLAWRGGNPQRPLDQLISLGIHVIYLDPQNAEQVAQALEQLAAYSPSPESAKRAAADFRQQWQALKLKYHRQKPVSAFIQFGTQPLFTAAATTMQSEVLNVCGAKNIFADSRVPWPQVSREQVLSRHPQVIVISGGTSQKQVIEDYWRSMLSAQVIALDPDWFSRAGPRILLAAQQLCPQLAALPQG, encoded by the coding sequence ATGATGCGCCGGTTCGGCCTCATACTGAGTTGCCTGCTGCTGCCTGTGGCAGCAACTGCGGCGCCGGCCCAACGGGTGATCAGTCTGGCACCCAATCTGACAGAACTGGCATTTGCCGCCGGTCTGGGCGATCAGGTAATCGGAGTTAGTGCTTACTCCGATTACCCGCCACAGGCCAGCAAGCTTGAGCAGGTGGCGAACTGGCAGGGAATCAACGTCGAACGTATTGTGACGCTGAAACCTGATGTAGTTCTCGCCTGGCGTGGCGGTAACCCGCAACGTCCGCTGGATCAGCTGATTTCGCTGGGTATCCACGTTATCTATCTTGATCCGCAAAATGCGGAACAGGTGGCACAAGCGCTGGAACAACTTGCGGCGTACAGCCCTTCTCCGGAAAGCGCAAAACGCGCCGCTGCTGATTTTCGCCAGCAATGGCAGGCGCTGAAGCTGAAATATCATCGCCAAAAGCCGGTTTCTGCCTTTATTCAGTTCGGCACCCAGCCGCTGTTTACTGCCGCCGCGACCACAATGCAAAGTGAAGTGCTTAACGTCTGTGGTGCAAAAAATATTTTCGCCGACAGTCGTGTGCCCTGGCCTCAGGTCAGCCGGGAACAGGTTTTAAGCCGTCATCCTCAGGTTATTGTTATATCGGGCGGAACATCACAAAAACAGGTGATCGAGGATTACTGGCGTTCCATGCTCAGCGCGCAGGTTATCGCACTGGATCCTGACTGGTTCAGCCGCGCCGGGCCGCGTATTCTTCTTGCCGCACAACAACTTTGCCCGCAGCTTGCAGCCTTGCCTCAGGGGTGA
- the erpA gene encoding iron-sulfur cluster insertion protein ErpA: MSEALLNETTALPLQFTEAAARKVKNLISDEENPNLKLRVYITGGGCSGFQYGFTFDDKINDGDMTIEKAGVALVVDPMSLQYLVGGSVDYTEGLEGSRFVVTNPNAKTTCGCGSSFSI, translated from the coding sequence ATGAGTGAAGCATTGTTGAATGAAACAACCGCGTTGCCGTTACAGTTTACTGAGGCCGCGGCGCGTAAGGTGAAAAACCTGATTTCCGACGAAGAAAACCCGAACCTGAAACTGCGCGTGTACATCACCGGCGGCGGTTGCAGCGGATTCCAGTACGGTTTCACCTTTGACGACAAAATTAATGACGGCGACATGACCATCGAAAAAGCCGGTGTGGCGCTGGTGGTTGACCCGATGAGCCTGCAATATCTGGTTGGCGGTTCGGTGGATTATACCGAAGGTCTGGAAGGTTCACGTTTTGTGGTGACCAACCCGAATGCAAAAACGACATGCGGTTGCGGTTCTTCCTTTAGTATCTAA